The stretch of DNA TGGCAAGGGGCCGCAGCCGGAGCTTTCCCAGAATGGTCGGCGCTCCTACACGCTCGGCCAGATCAATGAATTGCGCCAATATATGGCGAAGCTGAAGCCGAGGGACGCACTATCCTATCTTCCCTGGCGGCGCCCCGGCGAGAAGCTGCAGACGGTTGCCGTCACCAATTTCAAAGGTGGCTCGGCCAAGACGACGACGACGCTCTATTTGGCGCAGTATCTGGCGCTGGCGGGTTATCGGGTGCTCGCCATCGATCTTGATCCGCAGGCCTCGCTTTCCTCCATGCTGGGCGTCCAGCCCGAATTCGATCTTTCCGATGGCGATACGCTTTATGGCGCCATTCGCTACGATGCCGGCCGCAAGCCGCTGAAGGATATCGTCCGCAAGACCTATTTCGACGGGCTCGATCTGGTGCCCGGCAATCTCGAACTGATGGAGTTCGAGCATGAAACGCCGCGGGCGCTCAACGACCGGCAAAAGCCGGCAGAGCTGTTCTTTCGCCGCGTCGGCGTGGCCATCGCCGAGGTCGAGGCCGAATATGACGTCGTGGTGATCGACTGCCCGCCGCAGCTCGGTTATCTCACCCTTGGCGCCGTCTGCGCGGCAACCTCGCTGCTCATCACCATCCATCCGCAGATGGTCGATGTCGCCTCCATGTCGCAATTTCTGTTGATGACCTCGGATCTGCTTTCCGTGGTTCGCAAGGCCGGCGGCGATCTGCAGCACGATTTCATCAAATATGTCGTCACCCGTCATGAACCCTTCGACGCGCCGCAGTCGCAGATCGTAGCGCTGTTGCGCAGTCTGTTCGGCGACGACGTCTTGACGGCGACCATTCTCAAATCGACGGCGATCGCCGATGCCGGCCTGACCAAGCAGACGCTGTTCGAAATCGAGAAGGGGCAGGTGCGCCGCTCGACTTACGATCGCGCGCTGGAATCGGTCAATGCCGCCAACAGCGAGGTTCTCGCCGGCATTCACAAAGCCTGGGGCCGGACATGAGCAGACGCGATCGCCTGAAAGGTCTTTTCGACGATACGGCGCAGGAGTTGGCCGCGGCCAACTACGAAGAATCGTCTTCGCGCGGGACGGCCGGGCCGGTCCGGACGATGGCGCTGACCCTCGGGCGCATGGAGGAAGAGAGCAGGGCGATGCAGGAAGCCTTGCTCTCAGGCGAACGCATCGTCGAACTCGATCCCGATCTGATCGATTCCTCCTTCGTCCGCGACCGCCTCGCCGACCAGCCGCTCGATATCGACGACGAACTGGTGCAGTCGATTGCCGAGAACGGCCAGGAAGTGCCGGTTCTCGTTCGTCGCCATCCCGATGATGAGAGCCGCTATCAGATCGCCTACGGCCATCGCCGCCTGCAGGCGGTCAAGCTGCTCGGGCGCAAAGTGCAGGCGATCGTCCGCCAACTTGACGATACCGATGTGGTCATTGCTCAGGGCATCGAAAATTCGGCCCGCCGCAACCTTTCCTACATCGAGCGCGCCGTCTTTGCCCTCAACCTCGAGCTCAAGGGTTTTGAGCGTCCGATCATCATGAAGGCGCTGTCGACCGATAAGACCGAGCTGTCGAAGCTGCTCTCCGTCGCCAAGGCCATCCCGGCCGAGATCGTCAGGTCGGTGGGTGCTGCGCCCGGCATCGGCCGCCGCAAATGGATGGCGCTTGCCCAGGACTGGAACGGAATGACGGCGGCGCGGCTTGCCAAACTCGTCGGCTCGGAAAGCTTCATGGCCGAGGAGAGCGACCGCCGTTTTGAGCTTCTGGTGGCCGAGCTCGCCAGGAAAGAGGCGAAGCCCGAAGCCACGGAATATGACTGGAAGCCGAAGAGCGGCGGCAAGATTGCCGGCCGAATCAAGAGCGCCGGCAATTCCTTCACGATCGCGTTGAAAACCGGCGATGCGCCGGATTTCGGCGCTTACATTTCGCGCCGTCTCGATGAGCTTTACGAAGCCTATCGGGCCGGCAGGTTGCAAGCAGGAGAGTAGGTCGCAAAAGAAAAAAGCCTCCGAACGTTGCCGTCGCGGAAGCCTTTCTCATATCTGGACAATCTGAGAATCGCACTTCCTCGAATCACTGTCAAGCATCTTCGGCATCCTTTTGGGTGGTAGATTTCTTTTGCCTTGAAAAAAGGTGAGGGACATGGAGCCTCAATACGTATCGACGCCCTTTGGGCGGCGATCGATGACGCTTGGCATGCTGGCAAGCCAGGAAAGCGCCAGCAAGGTCGAACCGGACGCATCGGTCGATAAGTGGAAGATCTTTCGTTCGCTCTGCGAAGCAAAGGACATGGTCGGCGTATCCGATCGTGCGCTGGCGGTTCTCAACGCGCTGTTGACCTTCTATCCGAAGAACGAGATTGCCGAGGCCAACGGCTTCGTCGTCTTTCCCTCGAACGAGCAGCTGTCGCTGCGCACGCACGGGATGGCCGGAACGACGCTGCGGCGAAACCTGGCGATGCTGGTGGAAGCCGGCCTGATCATCCGGCGTGACAGCCCGAACGGGAAGCGGTTCGCCCGCCGCAACGGCGAGGGCGGGCTTGGAGAGGCCTTCGGCTTCAGCCTGGCGCCGCTGCTGGCGCGTGCCGGCGAGATCGAGGCACAGGCGGCTCAGGTGCTCGCCGACAAGCTCGAATGGAAGCGCCTGCGGGAGCGGCTGACGCTCTGCCGACGCGACATCAGCAAACTCATCGAGATCGCCCTAGAAGAGGAAATCGC from Rhizobium sp. N324 encodes:
- the repA gene encoding plasmid partitioning protein RepA, whose amino-acid sequence is MDNISVSTTDVRIERHANQLSRQLKLLRDKLFPPLAQKTLRTFSSGEAAQMIGVSDGYLRQLSLDGKGPQPELSQNGRRSYTLGQINELRQYMAKLKPRDALSYLPWRRPGEKLQTVAVTNFKGGSAKTTTTLYLAQYLALAGYRVLAIDLDPQASLSSMLGVQPEFDLSDGDTLYGAIRYDAGRKPLKDIVRKTYFDGLDLVPGNLELMEFEHETPRALNDRQKPAELFFRRVGVAIAEVEAEYDVVVIDCPPQLGYLTLGAVCAATSLLITIHPQMVDVASMSQFLLMTSDLLSVVRKAGGDLQHDFIKYVVTRHEPFDAPQSQIVALLRSLFGDDVLTATILKSTAIADAGLTKQTLFEIEKGQVRRSTYDRALESVNAANSEVLAGIHKAWGRT
- the repB gene encoding plasmid partitioning protein RepB, whose translation is MSRRDRLKGLFDDTAQELAAANYEESSSRGTAGPVRTMALTLGRMEEESRAMQEALLSGERIVELDPDLIDSSFVRDRLADQPLDIDDELVQSIAENGQEVPVLVRRHPDDESRYQIAYGHRRLQAVKLLGRKVQAIVRQLDDTDVVIAQGIENSARRNLSYIERAVFALNLELKGFERPIIMKALSTDKTELSKLLSVAKAIPAEIVRSVGAAPGIGRRKWMALAQDWNGMTAARLAKLVGSESFMAEESDRRFELLVAELARKEAKPEATEYDWKPKSGGKIAGRIKSAGNSFTIALKTGDAPDFGAYISRRLDELYEAYRAGRLQAGE